The genomic stretch TATAACAGCCTtcgattatatattattagcgACGACGAATGACAGGCGATCGACATTCGACACGTGTGTGCACGAAAGCACGATTTAGagatcaataaaattatactaattTTGTGAAAAACCCAACGTAGTATGGCCAACAGAACTACTACCTATATATCTTTGTAATTGGGTGTAAaagaattgaaaaatgttttaatgtgTCGAAAGCCGGTTGTTAATCGATGCAGAAATGTAAATAGGGTGAAAATGGTCAAGTTATTTCAAGTAGCTGCACTAAACTTTAAGTTTCTTAGTAGGTCTGAGTGCATAATTCAGAGTGACCTGCCGTTTGGCAGGGGCTCGTCGAAGCCTCCGCCCGTTCCACTCTGCGTCCATCTTCTGTGCCATCTCAAAGTCACTCTTCTCCTGttcaattaatttttcaattcgAAGCTGCTCCCGCAAAATGTTTTTGACATCACAGTTCTCCAATGGACTAGATAAATTTTTAACCGCTAAACTAACCTTATTATTAGTGATCTGAATCAACGACGTCGGACTACAAGAGGGTGATTTGGCATGCATTCTTTTCGAGTCGCTCCTCAAATATGGCTTTCTATCTGAGTAAGATTTtctttcctttaattttttcttcGGCGTAACCTCATTTTCGTCCTTCGAAATGCTTCCCATAGACCTGGTGCGCCTCAGTGAaactgtattatttaatttagtgaTTCCATCAAGAAGTTCTGTATGCTTGTTTCTGTTTACAGCAGGACGTTTTGAATTGAATATATTTGAAACGCACATATTATTTGGCGAACTTTTCTTTACTCTCAATCTTGTGTTTGCTGCATTTTTTTTAGGACTCTGTGGATTGATTTAAACCGTATTTAGTAATATGCCTACATAAACAAAGCTATTAAGatttagaataattattaaatttcaatagACAACTATTTAGTTTTTGAATTAGTTATGATTAAGGATATTCACGCATATGTTTGTGACTgtgttatttattctttaaatattatctaggacttttatattttatctaggGCCAAAGTTATCTGTACACAGCTGGAAAAATGGCGAGAACTTTCTAGGCGAGGGCGCGTTTTTGGGGATAGTTTTGTATATCAAAGAGGTAGTCTGAAGAAACGTGGAGTTAAAGAAAAGGGAGAGCAGGCTTCCATGGGGTCTTTAAATGTTGAGGTTGAGTCTACGGTATTCGCAGAGGCTGCGGAAGGCGAAGGCATCAATAGTAACGAGGGAAATCGGGATTGAATGTGTGAAATTGTTGTTTGTGAATGTTTGGAATAGAAAATTTATGGGATTTCGAGGGCGCACCTTTGTACTTCTAAGGAGGCCTTTTTTCCATTCAGAGATTTATAAACCACCAAAGATTATCCCGCGCTCTACTCAAGAGCTTTTAAAGAACACGGaagcttaaaaaattatattagaatATATTACATCAACATCTGAAAAcatttgaattaggaaaattaCTCTACTGAAGAAATGGCTTTAAGCCTTACTATGAAGTTGGGTATGAATATTTAAGACATGGCTTTATGCCCTAAAATCAAATAAGATACGAATTTTAAATTCTGAAGACATAGCTGTACAATCATATACCTTTTCCCTacaggaaaaaatataaaaaaagattattttacgGTTCCCTCTGCATATGTTGTGtcctatatttaattaatctattatttataaataatcaaacagatattttatttatttttttacacctAGTTAATTCTTCATCACATCTGACAGTATTTGAGGGTATAGTTTATGACCTGTCTTACACAGCATCATGCTGTCAAGAGCCCTTAGAACCATTTTTTTCTCCTTCTGTTATATGacagcaaattttttttatgcagtTTAAAAACTAGTTTTGTATTACTAACCTTTTTAGATCTCAATATACTAAGTGCAATAACAAACGCAGAGGGTAGTTTATGTGCTAAGGACAAGTTCCGTAGCTGGCTCAAGCCCTCTATGTATTGATCGCGAGTAGGCGTTACTTCCTTCTTCGGGCTTATCTtttctttatcaactctcactCCTGGCACTCTCAATGGAAGACTCTTACTGGTAATGAAACtgaaatacaaatttatatgaaaatatttaaaaaacgagTGTTACACAATATGGATACATGCAGCATACAGAGTATCATATATCATATCATAGAAGGAACCCTCTAAAACGAAAAAAGTctatttattaaacatactGACTGCACCCGCAGTTTTACCCGCGTCGTGAATGAAGGACTATATTtcgtgtaaaaatacgaatgtttcGTTAAACCACCCTTCGGAATTCGACGTTTTCCCATGACCAAAAGTAACCTGTGTTACTCTTCgtgctttcaactaactcttgtGCCAACAAAGGTTGATGTTTGCTTAGTTAAGgaataaggacaaacaaacacatatttttacgtttacaataataaaataggaATAAATAGTTCTCATATCTATAAAACTGTGCAACTGTGCAAATGACTTGTTCAAGGCAAGTTTTATTTTGAgggaaaaaatattcttcaaaatggcttatcattttttttatatttatgtattaagaGACACAAacaggttactttttatccaggaACAGAAACTAGGTTACATTGTTGCCGGctagaatatttaatataaccaATTTTGCTGAAGTTTTGGATTGTTTTTGGATTAGCTTTAGTAACTTTCTCATTTCTTCAGTATGCACCTGAACAAATGATACTTTttttcccaggaaaacaaacaattcCAGCGTTTTAAATATAACCGAAATAATTGTATACCTGGTTGGTGTGGTCCCTTCAATGGGCTTAAAATAGCACAATTCCTGCCGCATTGAGTCTACACTTCCAGTTTCCAAATTCCTGTTGTCTGGTAAACTTGTTTTGTGATGCAGTATTCCTGTATGTGGCAGTGGTAAGGAGACAAGTACTGATTGTATACCGTTCTTTGTTTTAACTATGGTTTTTTCTTCACTACTGACAGTTTTATCAACCATTTGGTGTTCTTCCTCCTGAAAATTAATCACAATTTAATAAGTAttgctataaataatttatactgcttatattcttcttttaaacttatatttaaaaaaaaattaccttctcCTTCAGTTTCTCAccattttctttattccaaATACTAGTtccagtttttaattttttatctaaaaaattCTTCAAAAACTTGCCATAGTTAGGTAATATTTCTGGAGACACCCTGTTAATGGTTCTATTAGAAGGGGCAGTTGGAGGTGAGGCATCTGCACTAGAATTGTCATCAGATAACTGTGAGCTGCTGAAATTGATATtgctaattaatataaaacttttcttttaatttttctacaAGGTAGACCTTAACTGTAACCTTACTTGGTGGTGAGTCTAacatggtagtgggctaacaaGGAAGGACTAAAGCAGTTTTataaaacccatacctctaGTTGGTTTCCACACAGCATCACACCGGAAcgcgaaatcgcttagcggcacgtctttgccagtAGGATGGTACTAGCCAGACCAGaacaaatacagaaattatCAAATTGCGCCTGAGATGGAGCCAGAAACGgccctttaataaaataaagtatatctTAAAGTTGGCCAgcattattgcaaatttttttttttttaaatgctgtaTAGACTTGCCAATATGGCAAAATTTTATCAGTATGGTTTACTATCAAAGTAAAAACAATTCACATAAGTGGAACAACATACACAATATGtagaaattaaacaaattttttatgttacttATATATGAAAACTGAAGTATTTTACTTTGAACTAAAACCATTTCTCTAAGTAGTGATTATTTTTGTAGCTGGTGTCCCAGTACCCTATTTCCAAATGACCATATAAGTAgaatgtgctaaaaaaatataagatgaATTAAAATAGCTTACTTATTTACAATTGAAGCTTGTGTTATACTTTTAGCCAAAAAACTATCTATTGTTGTGGGTTTTAACCTGGCTTTAGAAAAGGAACTTTTAACTTTGTTTCTCTTTGAGGCTTCTTCTATTTTTGCATCTTCTTGTAGCTGTTGAGCCAAAATTTCGTCCTGTTTAAGGCtatccaaatattttttgtgtgtcTCCTGCTCTTCTTTATGGAGTCtcctttaatataatatataaatattaaaaatttgtagaaatatataagtatacttatataatttttccctTTAACCACTCTGATTTTTGTTTGCATGCAATCTGTTCTTCAAGTCTGATGTAATGTGGCACAGTGGGTTGGTATATATTAGGTAGAATAGTGGGTAAAGGTTTGCATAGAATAAAAATTCATAACAGAAGTACACATTGCCACTTAAGACCCTCCAAAAATTGGTTTTCAAAGAAAAactgtatgttatatttttatctttccattaaaaattatgatgatgacactGACTGTAGTAAATAACTTCTATAGCTGCAATGGTAACTGTATAGAAATCAACTTTAagcttttgataatttttatactGTTTGTGAAAGAACAGCATACATATCCATATTCCTAATCCATAATGCAGTCATtaataaatttggaattttgataatgttaaataaacatGGTATTCTTTTAGAAAAATGTTTGCAGAGCTTTGTCTAGCATTAcatgccctgtattgggctggtaacaggttgatataatgatgatgatgaaaaagctTTATTTCTGTTTACAAAACCACATGCAAGTAGTCAGTGCAGATGTAGCTTGCCAATGGGTACTTTCTTTGCCATTTAGAGTTAGTGTTACTTCAATGAAAGACCCATCAATGGAAAACATATCAGTTGTACATGTAGACAGGAGTGGTTTGGCACTTCTAACTATACCAGCATACATATAGGACCATTATCATAGCTTTATACTTACTCTATGGTGGccattgaaatttatatttgaccTAAGGACACTCAGCGTACACTCACAAATCTCAATTTGATGAAGTTGCAAATTATGGTATTCAAATAAGTACTATGAAGTAAAGTTGTATACTAACTTTATGAGAATCTCTGTCTCCTGATATTGTTTTTGCTCAAGCCGTAATCGTTCTGCTCTGAGTCTTTTTAACTCTGCTTCATATTCTGATCTTATCTCTCCTGGTGCACTTAACCTGAGTAATGGGGTATCTGTAAAAAAAGTCGTGTTTTTATGATTTTGTATGGAAACGCAATGAAAATAACTTagctaaaaatctaaaatcaataATTTGAATATACCTGAAACTAGATCTAGATCTTCTCCTTTGAATTTCTTATCGATTTCTTTaggaaacttatttttaataaaattccaaagctgattattaactaaattttgttgttttgttgctTTTCGTAGCCAAGAGCCTATTCGCAATCGGCATAAAGGACAACACAAAGCATTATTTGCAATACTTTCATTAAAGCAACATTGACAAAAATCATGATGGCATGGCAGAGTTACAGGTTCTATTAAAATCGACTGACATATTGAACAAATAACATCACTGAGTTccaatttttctaattttagtaacttattttctattttagacAGCCGCTTCTTTGACTTGGCCGCCATTTTTGACATTGTTTTTCTGTTACATCAACAGATGTTTATGTTAAAGCTCAGATGTTCTAAGTGGAAAACTACACTATCAGCAAATTTCTTCGActgcaattattaaaaaaatatacatactctATGATTACCAAGAATCAATTATACTACTACTCTATGATTATCAAGTATACACTACGAAATagtgttaataattaattagttaattatggCTGTTTGCCtattttttgttggtttgcCAACCTTCGGCATCGGTATTCGGTGGTGGTTTTGTACACAGATCAATCGCGTTTGCGATTTATCAAAACGCTTGTCGCACAAATTAGTTGTTGGCGAACACTTTACGTAGTATGTTTTAGTTCATGCCTTGTGGCAGATATTACTTGCGGGTTGATCTACAAGCACAGCCTaagagtatttttattaaaataaaataaaatttgttaataaaaaccTATATTTGCTACAATCTCAACTCAAGTCTGTTTCTAGTAAAACGTAAAAATCACTGAGTATAGATACATTGTTTAcgttctttttatattattgcaagGAAAGTACTTAGATACCTACTTTTTCGTGTCGTCACTTTTTTAGTGGGAACTTTGGATGGTTTGCAACTCTCTATGTTCTAAAAGCCGAacgtcaactgctcataaccttttcGAAAATGTTGCTTTTCCCTAATCCGGGTGTTagtggttgaggagttctcccggcacttcatcatcagctcctttattatTAAACGCTTACCAAACCTATAACAATATTGAATTGCAACCCGTGTAATTCTAATATAATACGCAGTTCCGGTGGTCATcagtggtcttcatcatcagtttaacTTGACCAAACGGTATAACGTTACAAACTGAGGTAACAACAATTTTTGATTTGTGTACAAAAACCTCCACCGACGCCCAACACtggataacaaacaaaaataggCAAAACAGCCTTCCACACTTTAgtgctttgtttttttgtgttcgCTGTTGTCCGTAGTTTGGCAAGCGTATGGAGACACCTTTATTATGTATTCTATAAACCACTTctgtctactgcgatcaccaacccgtcgcGATTgtccagtgtggtgattatggtcaATCCCTCCCAACGGGGGCGGGGCctgcctttagtccagcagtttgGACTGTTCGaggctatttttaaataatttatttaaaatggtaTGGTTGGAATTTAAATTGGGTAATcaaaatgattataatatatagtaatatagcAAGTTATTACTATCACTAAAATATGTACCAACTGATCTACATTACCACGGTATGGTCTTCCGTGgcttttaactgttttttttcatttggtttcagttgaaaaaaaatatttatttgcaagtACATATACGGCATGGACTATCAAGATGTTCCAAAAGGGGCCAACTTACCCAGTATCTACGATTTTCTTTTAGTAAGACAGCAAACGAAATCAAACAATGGTGCTGCAATTTGCGATTTCTAGCAGTTGCTGAAGAGCTTTAGTGCGTATAGACTTGTAGAAATCAATGAATATACAAATACTGCTGTAAACTTTATGCTAAAATGATTGATAGTGCCTCTCTTGCTTTATAATATCAATAGTCTGTGCGTTTAGTTGCTTTATGAAACGCTTTTCTATTTTCAATGCTACCAACATTTCAGAGAGGAAGCCATGttgatattttctttcttttttcgtCATGTACCGACTCACATGTATTTGAGAACGAAAAACGCTATTGAAACGAATTGAGACTTGAGAGGAACCACAAGAAATATGGTGGTTAGAAAAGGATTTTAGTTCGGAGTGTTCTTTTGTTCTTACAGCATTTTTGTGGACGCTTATGTGGATGTgatctttaaaattatattgacaTAATCTCGAGGAAATGTCTTCAATGCATTTTGTGGTTCATCCATTACCTGGAACAGAGGATCAATTGATAGATAGGTAAGCCTATTATTTAACTTTCTGGCTGACGTTTTCCATTACGTTGATCTTATGAAATCCGTCATCGGATGCTCAATGCAGAGAAAGATCCTAAATGTTCATGAGAAAGAATGAGGAGATGATGGTAATTCCGAAGATTATTTTAGTGGACTACCTGTTTCAGCTGTCAAAATTATAGTTTTCTTCAAAATATGGCTGtttcatggtttttttttgtcacattATCACAGTATTTGAATGAATAGGGGCATTATCTATTATATTCCATTAGTTGACACGATGTTGCGAACCGCGATTAATTTGCGAACCCCATTTTCCACAATACCTGCATTGTTTTCACATTTGTGAAAATATATGTAAGTTTTAATCATAAAACAATGGAAAATACCCCTTACCTATTtggttagtaaataataatcatatctTATaccatttgataaaaaaaaagtattttaatcatatttatgtaataagagCCCCCATAATTTTCCTAGTGTAAAAAGAAGTCTGACACTTTGGATCTAACTATATCCATGAAGAAATATCATGTTGACTCATTGTTTGGTTGCAGCtgaaaagacaaacaaataacttaatctgtaatatttatatcattacaCCATATCAGTGGTgttcctagggtcttgaatttgagcaagcccagttacctaaggGACTAATTTGACATGACATGACCTTTAAAAGATActgttcttgttgtgctaaatgacaaacaatatcaactaaTCTTTGCAGAACACTACAATTAAGGTCAACATGCAaattatgttttgaaattttgattgaTAATTGGATAGTTGGATTACAAAGTTTCTATGTGTtgtttgccaaaaaaaaaaaacaaccaataaCGGAaagagctgttttttttttattaaaaaaatttaattagtttacCTTTTGTTTGCCAATTAATGTTTGAACACTTAAGTTTACTAcaaaaacaatttgcacacaatttgatctcatatttaacaaaagttctttgttaactttttttaataaaaaaaaaagaaaaaaacaataaagaacctagtagtaaaatgtagaaagcgCTAGTAATTATACTAACAAATCATAAAAAGGGTGAAGTTGACTTGCTGGTCATCTTTACAAACTTCAACTTGTAATCTTGCATTTTATGTCCaaaccaaattattaaataatctatattgtCTCTGCTAAACACATTAATATTCCTATGAgtgatacaaataaaataaaagccccatataagccaATGATCGCGAGTGAGACAAAGCAAGAGCTCTGAACGTGTACCAAGTCACTATCTGTAATATTTCAGCGCTCACCCATagagcaaaataaatatgttattgataagtcattaacatatttattttgctctATGTGTTGTGTGTGTTTATCAGCCAGTTACTAcaacagagtctacctgccagagtaacgtagtgcttgtatactcattgtggcatacattattgagcaaaacttaaaatattgtgtTCTCATTgctattattgtattaattattttaaatattaatcattttGGTATAGTCagaaatttaaaagagatatttattgtaaagcaaGCCTGGCTTTTTGGCTTCTATGGTAGTACTGCCACTGGTAAATAGGTTTTGGAGTGAAAAAGGTAACTTTTTAGtctggttattttatttttaatactaattttagGTTAACATGTTACAAATATTACATACCTTCCTGCATTCTTTGAGGCGGTAACAGAGTATTAACATGTTTATTTCATAGATTTAGATTTAGAACTAAAAGTGAGGATTACTGTTTTCAAATACAAGTTGCAACACTATTTGAAATTGGTAATCCTCACTTTTAGTTGAAGCTTTACTCTTTTCAGCCTCATGCAACTAATGATAAGTAAGCTTTTTCTTTTAGTTGCTCTTTTTTTAAGGGTCATAGCGTTATTTTATATACCATATAATCTTCCTCAATGGgataaaagaatttttaaataagccAAGTACTCCCAAGAGATTATATggcttaaagaaaaaaaacaaactttagctttattatatagataaacagaAAAAGCGCTGACAAGATTTAGAAAAGTTGAGggaaaaaacaagttttttttaaattgtctcaCCATACACAGTAGCAGAGTTATGCCAATATGTTTGTGTTCTGCAATTGGTATCGTGCAAACCTATTTATATGGCtgtcttattaattattttcttctgTGTTGTTGTAGACTTCGAGAAGTAGCAGAACGTTGGAATAGATATGGTACTGGAGCGGCACCATCAGCTCTTAGTTCCTTGCGGGGTGTACGGGCAGTCGCTGCAGGGCCAGCCCATATTGCTTG from Pararge aegeria chromosome 4, ilParAegt1.1, whole genome shotgun sequence encodes the following:
- the LOC120637878 gene encoding E3 ubiquitin-protein ligase RNF168-like isoform X2; translated protein: MSKMAAKSKKRLSKIENKLLKLEKLELSDVICSICQSILIEPVTLPCHHDFCQCCFNESIANNALCCPLCRLRIGSWLRKATKQQNLVNNQLWNFIKNKFPKEIDKKFKGEDLDLVSDTPLLRLSAPGEIRSEYEAELKRLRAERLRLEQKQYQETEILIKRLHKEEQETHKKYLDSLKQDEILAQQLQEDAKIEEASKRNKVKSSFSKARLKPTTIDSFLAKSITQASIVNNSQLSDDNSSADASPPTAPSNRTINRVSPEILPNYGKFLKNFLDKKLKTGTSIWNKENGEKLKEKEEEHQMVDKTVSSEEKTIVKTKNGIQSVLVSLPLPHTGILHHKTSLPDNRNLETGSVDSMRQELCYFKPIEGTTPTSFITSKSLPLRVPGVRVDKEKISPKKEVTPTRDQYIEGLSQLRNLSLAHKLPSAFVIALSILRSKKSPKKNAANTRLRVKKSSPNNMCVSNIFNSKRPAVNRNKHTELLDGITKLNNTVSLRRTRSMGSISKDENEVTPKKKLKERKSYSDRKPYLRSDSKRMHAKSPSCSPTSLIQITNNKVSLAVKNLSSPLENCDVKNILREQLRIEKLIEQEKSDFEMAQKMDAEWNGRRLRRAPAKRQVTLNYALRPTKKLKV
- the LOC120637878 gene encoding E3 ubiquitin-protein ligase RNF168-like isoform X1, which encodes MSKMAAKSKKRLSKIENKLLKLEKLELSDVICSICQSILIEPVTLPCHHDFCQCCFNESIANNALCCPLCRLRIGSWLRKATKQQNLVNNQLWNFIKNKFPKEIDKKFKGEDLDLVSDTPLLRLSAPGEIRSEYEAELKRLRAERLRLEQKQYQETEILIKRLHKEEQETHKKYLDSLKQDEILAQQLQEDAKIEEASKRNKVKSSFSKARLKPTTIDSFLAKSITQASIVNNSSQLSDDNSSADASPPTAPSNRTINRVSPEILPNYGKFLKNFLDKKLKTGTSIWNKENGEKLKEKEEEHQMVDKTVSSEEKTIVKTKNGIQSVLVSLPLPHTGILHHKTSLPDNRNLETGSVDSMRQELCYFKPIEGTTPTSFITSKSLPLRVPGVRVDKEKISPKKEVTPTRDQYIEGLSQLRNLSLAHKLPSAFVIALSILRSKKSPKKNAANTRLRVKKSSPNNMCVSNIFNSKRPAVNRNKHTELLDGITKLNNTVSLRRTRSMGSISKDENEVTPKKKLKERKSYSDRKPYLRSDSKRMHAKSPSCSPTSLIQITNNKVSLAVKNLSSPLENCDVKNILREQLRIEKLIEQEKSDFEMAQKMDAEWNGRRLRRAPAKRQVTLNYALRPTKKLKV